The following DNA comes from Brassica oleracea var. oleracea cultivar TO1000 unplaced genomic scaffold, BOL UnpScaffold00950, whole genome shotgun sequence.
CAACATGTTAGTATATAAACTAACTAAATACATAACCGTTGACAAAGCTGTAATTAAACGTTTATCAATTATCTCATCacaacaaaagcaaaaaaaaaaaaaaaaattatttttgtctttaCATAATGGCAGCTGGATTTAtgttaaaataagtttttggtGGGCCCATCCCAATATAAAGATACCAAATAGTCAGTCAGAACACAGAAAAAGAAGAGGCTGTGATATATTTAAACGTCACCGTTTCAGGGACCGAATCCAATTCCTATATAACGTAAAAGATATACGTGTGcttttgtttgaaagaaaagCACATACACACCATGTTCTTGAGTTAAAACTTTTCTCCTGCTTTACGGAAGTCAAAGCTCAAAAAAGAAGGTTTGTTCCTTCGTTCGATGcttgattttcttgtttttatttttgttttcctgATCTGAGCGTTTTAGATTTGTTCTATGTGTTCACCACTTTTCTAATTCCTGCAAATTGACAGACTCTGGATTATTTTTTGATTCAtagtttagatttgaaaatcGATTAGAAGTGTGGAGTTGAAAACATTTCTGGATTTTCCGCCTTTTATTAGTTAATAGAAATTAAAATGATTGCTTCTAGTTTGTTATCTTCGATTTGAATGTAGAACAATTAATAGAGTCATTAGGTTTTGTTTAGGAGAATCCTTTTTCTCAGTTTTTTGATCTGCTAATAGAAAAATGATATCTTTCTTGTATTTGTAGTAacatacaaatattttcttgaattgcaaaatagaaaaaaaaccaaGATTGTAAACAGCAAAACCAAACTATAATCATTTGAGCTGAAACCTCTTGGTAAGTATCATATAGTCTCCTGTTACATAACGGTATTAGTATATTAATTCAGTAGTAACTGTTGCTTCAGCAAAAATGGAGAATCTACCTCCCGGTTACCGTCCCAATGTTGGTGTATGTCTAATCAATTCGGATAATCTGGTAACATTTTAATCATCTAATTCAGCTAGAAAGTTACTGTTTCACCCTTAGTAAATAATAAGTACTGAGTTTAATTACGTTTCTCAGGTATTTGTAGCTTCAAGATTGAATGTTCCTGGAGCATGGCAGATGCCACAGGTGTTGTTTTGATCACTTATTGCTCTCAAAATATAGTAATCAAAATgttgtcccaaaaaaaaatagtaatcaaAATATTCATGTTTGCTGTTTTCGAGAAACAGTAGAGCATATTATTCTGATGTTTAACACCACTCTGGTGGAAGTAGATGGTCAAGATTTGGATAAAGAATCTTGAAACATTTTGAAAACGACAGATCCTCTTAACTAAGATTATTTTCAATGGtgtgaattttaaaagaaactGGGGGTGTTACAGGGAGGCATTGAAGATGGAGAGGATCCAAAGTCAGCCGCCATGAGAGAGTTACAAGAAGAAACTGGGGTCGTTTCAGCTGCAATCATTGCTGAGGTCTCTACTCATTTTACTAAAGACATATGATTATGAAACAGAACAATTACGATTCTTTATGTATTCTTAAATGTCTTAAAAACAGGTTCCAAATTGGTTGACATATGATTTCCCACCTGCAGTGAAGGCAAAGGTTAACCGTCTCTGGGGTGGTGAATGGCATGGTCAAGCGCAGAAATGGTGAGTCTTCAAATCCACCTAATTATGGCCAAAgtattttcaagaaaataggaTGATTAATGGCTCATTGTTTCTGAAACCACAATGAATCTACAGGTTCCTAGTGAGACTGATAAAGGATGAGGACGAAAGAGAGATCAATCTAGCAAACAACGAAGCGGATTCAGAGTTTTCGGAGTGGAAATGGGCGAGACCTGAAGAAGTGGTAGAGCAAGCAGTTGATTACAAAAGGCCAACCTACGAACAAGTCATCAAGACTTTTGGTTCTTACTTGAATGCTCCAGGAATAGCTGCTAAATGTAAATCAGCCAAGTGGTAAGAAGAAAACCTAAGATCAATGTTTgtctttataaagtttatatttttattttgggttcCTTTTAATGGAACCCTTTTGGAATGAAAAGGTTTGCTTAGGTGTTTTTTGTGTTCAGTTTTGTAAATTGGTTATTGTTACTAGAATGTTTTGGTTTAATTTCGGGGTTATTGTAATAAAAGTCTTTGTTAGGATTCAAAAAGGAATGACTTGTATTTGTGTTTATAACTTGTATAGAAAAATCAAGGTAAACAACATATTGTAATTAGTGCCACTGAATATAAAAATGATCAGATCTAAGATTATTGTATTTCCTTATTACCAAAATATCTATCATCGTACAAGCCATATAAAAAGGTATAAAAACCGAAT
Coding sequences within:
- the LOC106320525 gene encoding nudix hydrolase 25-like is translated as MENLPPGYRPNVGVCLINSDNLVFVASRLNVPGAWQMPQGGIEDGEDPKSAAMRELQEETGVVSAAIIAEVPNWLTYDFPPAVKAKVNRLWGGEWHGQAQKWFLVRLIKDEDEREINLANNEADSEFSEWKWARPEEVVEQAVDYKRPTYEQVIKTFGSYLNAPGIAAKCKSAKW